In Balneola sp., a single genomic region encodes these proteins:
- a CDS encoding glyoxalase, with protein sequence MKKRVTGIGGVFLKAKDPKETQAWYREHLGIESGKYGGTFEWRYAEDASKKGYTAWSIFDEKTEYTNPSNKDAMINYRVENLEGLLKVLEEEGVEIVGEMEVFEYGKFGWIMDPNGYKIELWEPNDSEYDKIKGETNMSR encoded by the coding sequence ATGAAAAAGCGAGTTACAGGAATAGGCGGTGTATTCTTAAAAGCAAAAGACCCAAAAGAAACCCAAGCTTGGTATAGAGAACACCTGGGAATTGAAAGCGGGAAGTATGGTGGCACTTTTGAATGGAGATATGCTGAAGATGCCTCTAAAAAAGGATATACAGCGTGGAGCATTTTTGACGAAAAAACCGAATATACCAACCCCAGTAATAAAGACGCGATGATCAACTATCGGGTCGAAAACCTCGAAGGGCTACTCAAAGTTCTGGAAGAAGAAGGGGTGGAAATTGTTGGGGAAATGGAAGTATTTGAATATGGCAAATTCGGCTGGATTATGGATCCCAATGGCTACAAAATTGAGCTATGGGAACCGAATGATAGCGAGTATGACAAGATTAAGGGTGAAACGAATATGAGTCGTTAG
- a CDS encoding helix-turn-helix transcriptional regulator — MNSTAWLYGGVLAAVVILLQLFEYYLAISIFPTPVYIGVIALLFTALGIWLGKKLTEKSEPESPEPVFRRNQKALKSLGISERELEVLEHLSKGNSNQEIANKLFISINTVKTHLTSLYQKLEVSRRSMAVKKARTLKLIP, encoded by the coding sequence ATGAACAGTACAGCCTGGCTTTATGGAGGAGTGTTAGCAGCGGTAGTTATACTGCTTCAGCTATTTGAATATTATCTGGCTATCTCAATTTTTCCCACCCCTGTTTATATTGGGGTTATTGCCCTTTTGTTTACGGCTTTGGGAATTTGGTTAGGCAAGAAGCTTACCGAAAAAAGTGAACCTGAATCTCCTGAACCTGTTTTTCGCCGTAATCAAAAGGCGCTAAAATCTTTGGGTATCAGTGAACGTGAGCTTGAGGTGTTGGAGCATTTGTCCAAAGGTAATTCCAATCAAGAGATTGCCAATAAATTATTCATATCCATCAATACCGTAAAAACCCATCTCACCAGCTTATATCAAAAGCTGGAAGTTAGCCGCCGAAGTATGGCTGTTAAAAAGGCGCGTACATTAAAGCTGATTCCATAA
- a CDS encoding methylmalonyl-CoA carboxyltransferase, which translates to MASNPKVERLQKLREEALKGGGEARIEKQHDKGKLTARERIDLLVDKGSFDEIDKFVTHRSTAFGLDEQQYLGDGVVTGHAKIHGRPVYVFSQDFTVFGGSLSETHAEKICKIMDLAMKNGVPIIGLNDSGGARIQEGVSSLGGYAEVFWRNSMASGVVPQISAVMGPCAGGAVYSPALTDFIFMVEDSSYMFVTGPNVVKTVTHEEVTSEELGGASTHSTKSGVAHFSSANDAVCLNDIRQLMKYVPQNCEEKVPMIESKEPDSAKAKALEDLVPLNPNKPYDIHDVIAGIMDKDSFYEVHENYADNIVVGFARLGGRSVGVVANQPLSLAGVLDIDASLKGARFVRFCDAFNIPLVVFEDVPGFLPGTDQEWNGIIKHGAKLLYAFCEATVPKMTVITRKAYGGAYDVMNSKHIRADYNVAWPTAEIAVMGTKGAVEIIFRKEIAKADEPEAKQKELEDEYSENFAHPYLAAGRGFIDDVILPSETRAKLIKQLEVSHNKVDSVPKKKHDNLPL; encoded by the coding sequence ATGGCATCGAATCCGAAAGTAGAACGGCTGCAAAAACTACGGGAAGAAGCATTAAAAGGTGGAGGCGAAGCTCGTATCGAGAAACAGCACGATAAAGGCAAGCTGACTGCCCGTGAACGAATTGATCTGCTGGTCGATAAAGGTTCTTTTGACGAAATTGATAAATTCGTAACACATCGCAGCACAGCTTTTGGGTTAGATGAACAACAGTATTTAGGTGACGGGGTTGTTACCGGTCATGCTAAAATTCACGGCCGACCCGTCTATGTTTTCAGTCAGGATTTTACAGTTTTTGGAGGTTCCTTGTCAGAAACCCACGCCGAGAAAATTTGTAAGATTATGGATCTAGCCATGAAAAATGGTGTTCCTATCATTGGCTTGAATGATTCCGGAGGGGCTCGAATTCAGGAAGGAGTTTCTTCTTTGGGTGGATATGCTGAAGTGTTTTGGAGAAATAGTATGGCATCCGGAGTTGTTCCGCAGATCTCAGCAGTAATGGGGCCATGTGCCGGCGGAGCTGTTTATAGTCCTGCCCTTACCGATTTTATTTTTATGGTAGAAGATTCCAGCTACATGTTTGTGACGGGACCTAACGTCGTAAAAACAGTTACCCATGAAGAGGTGACATCCGAAGAGTTGGGGGGAGCTTCAACACACAGTACTAAATCTGGAGTAGCTCACTTTTCGAGTGCAAACGATGCGGTTTGCCTGAATGATATCCGGCAGTTGATGAAGTATGTTCCTCAGAATTGTGAGGAAAAAGTACCAATGATAGAATCCAAAGAACCAGATTCTGCCAAAGCAAAAGCACTGGAAGATTTAGTGCCGCTCAACCCTAACAAGCCGTACGATATTCATGATGTGATTGCTGGTATTATGGACAAAGATTCGTTTTATGAAGTCCATGAAAATTATGCTGACAATATTGTAGTAGGGTTTGCTCGCCTGGGTGGACGCAGCGTTGGCGTGGTTGCAAATCAGCCGCTTTCGCTTGCAGGAGTGTTAGATATTGATGCTTCCCTGAAGGGAGCTCGATTTGTTCGGTTCTGTGATGCTTTCAACATCCCACTGGTGGTATTCGAAGATGTACCTGGTTTCTTACCTGGAACTGATCAGGAGTGGAATGGAATCATTAAACACGGTGCTAAGCTGCTCTATGCTTTTTGTGAGGCAACCGTACCAAAAATGACCGTCATCACCCGTAAGGCCTACGGTGGAGCTTATGACGTAATGAACTCTAAGCACATCCGCGCAGATTATAACGTGGCTTGGCCAACAGCCGAGATTGCGGTAATGGGAACCAAAGGTGCAGTTGAAATCATCTTCCGAAAAGAAATTGCAAAAGCCGATGAACCCGAAGCCAAACAAAAAGAGCTGGAAGATGAGTATAGTGAAAACTTTGCCCATCCATATCTTGCAGCCGGTCGTGGTTTTATTGATGATGTGATTCTGCCTTCAGAAACCCGGGCGAAGCTGATTAAACAACTTGAAGTCTCGCACAACAAAGTAGATTCCGTGCCTAAGAAAAAGCACGATAATTTGCCGTTGTAA
- a CDS encoding PASTA domain-containing protein, which produces MHMLKQILTNKYFYIGTFSLMIFGAALLYVADNFIMPSYTNFNEGVTVPDVTRISLEEAETMLTSYGLRFEVTDRRANSAYPADYVIDQSPGADNIVKPDRKVYLTVNTEVRPQVQVPDVVNLSPRNAEIQLQNYGLVVGSKSYESSRFKNILRQSIPAGTTVEKGTVIDLVLGDGFGNKIVTVPEIIGLRLPEAQLKLREAGFRVEEVQFRPTKDIVPNTVLDFSPKEEQLREGETLTLVISERFEVIEQSEGGAVIIDSTGNNSSTPPDSTNNQPNNNQD; this is translated from the coding sequence ATGCACATGCTTAAGCAGATTCTCACCAACAAATATTTCTACATCGGTACTTTTTCGCTGATGATATTCGGCGCGGCTCTACTCTATGTGGCCGACAATTTCATTATGCCTTCTTATACCAATTTTAATGAAGGGGTAACCGTACCCGACGTCACCCGAATTTCTCTTGAAGAAGCAGAAACCATGCTCACCAGCTACGGATTACGATTCGAAGTGACTGACCGGCGAGCAAATTCTGCATACCCGGCCGACTACGTTATTGACCAAAGTCCCGGAGCGGATAACATTGTAAAGCCGGACCGAAAGGTTTACCTAACCGTGAATACCGAAGTCCGGCCTCAGGTACAGGTACCTGATGTTGTTAATCTATCTCCACGAAATGCTGAGATTCAGCTTCAGAACTATGGCTTGGTTGTGGGATCTAAGAGTTACGAGTCTTCCAGATTTAAGAACATTTTGAGACAGTCAATCCCTGCAGGAACAACCGTCGAAAAAGGCACCGTCATTGATTTAGTGCTTGGAGATGGGTTTGGCAATAAAATTGTCACGGTCCCTGAAATCATAGGGCTTCGACTACCTGAAGCTCAGTTAAAGCTACGAGAAGCCGGTTTTAGGGTTGAAGAAGTCCAATTCCGTCCAACTAAAGATATTGTCCCAAATACCGTATTAGATTTCTCTCCTAAAGAAGAGCAACTTCGTGAAGGAGAAACTTTGACACTTGTAATTTCAGAACGGTTTGAAGTTATTGAACAAAGTGAAGGTGGCGCTGTTATCATTGATTCCACTGGAAATAACTCTTCTACACCGCCGGATTCCACTAACAATCAACCCAACAACAATCAGGATTAG
- the pckA gene encoding phosphoenolpyruvate carboxykinase (ATP): protein MRTKVDLSNQNISVQNIIRNPSPAKFYEDALKYDPGSAITNKGSLVVRSGKRTGRSPADKRVVESEGIKDEIWWGNINIPLDEHTFDINHQRATDYLNTCERLYVIDGFAGWDPNYRLKVRIIAERPYHGLFMHNMLIRPTEEELENFGEPDFVVYNAGKFPANRFTEGMTSDASVDVNFKTKQMVILGTEYAGEMKKGIFTVMHYLMPKQDVLSMHCSANEGEEPEDVALFFGLSGTGKTTLSADKSRKLIGDDEHCWSDDGVFNIEGGCYAKTINLSEEKEPEIYNAIKFGTVLENVGYDPESREVDYEDVSITQNTRASYPIEYISNANIPCTAGHPKNIIFLTYDAFGVLPPVSKLSPEQAMYHFISGYTAKVAGTEMGVTEPEATFSACFGAAFLAWPPAKYAEMLAEKMRKHNAKAWLVNTGITGGAYGKGGERMNLKDTRAIINAIHAGELDDVETVTDEVFRFEIPTSCPDVSSEILQPRYSWEFREEYDIQAEKLARLFIKNFEKYEADSSDEITEAGPNIGVVV from the coding sequence ATGAGAACCAAAGTTGACTTATCCAATCAAAATATCTCAGTGCAAAATATAATCAGGAATCCTTCCCCGGCTAAATTTTATGAAGATGCTTTAAAATATGATCCCGGTTCAGCCATAACCAATAAAGGATCGTTGGTAGTTAGGTCAGGAAAGAGAACGGGTAGAAGTCCTGCTGATAAACGTGTGGTAGAAAGCGAAGGAATCAAGGATGAAATCTGGTGGGGAAACATCAACATTCCTTTAGACGAGCACACCTTTGATATCAATCATCAGCGTGCAACTGACTATCTGAATACTTGTGAAAGGCTGTATGTAATTGATGGATTTGCAGGATGGGATCCAAATTACAGATTGAAAGTACGCATTATAGCTGAGCGTCCGTATCATGGACTTTTTATGCACAACATGCTTATCCGCCCAACAGAGGAAGAGCTCGAGAATTTTGGCGAGCCTGACTTCGTGGTGTATAACGCAGGTAAGTTCCCGGCCAACCGGTTTACCGAAGGAATGACTTCAGACGCGAGTGTGGACGTCAACTTCAAAACCAAACAAATGGTGATTTTAGGAACCGAATATGCCGGTGAAATGAAGAAAGGCATCTTCACTGTAATGCATTATTTGATGCCGAAACAAGATGTGCTTTCCATGCACTGCTCGGCTAATGAGGGCGAAGAACCTGAGGATGTTGCACTCTTCTTTGGTCTTTCAGGAACAGGTAAAACCACCCTTTCAGCAGATAAAAGCCGCAAATTAATCGGCGATGATGAACACTGCTGGAGTGATGATGGTGTGTTTAATATTGAAGGCGGTTGCTACGCAAAAACCATAAATCTTTCCGAAGAAAAAGAACCTGAAATATATAATGCCATTAAGTTTGGAACCGTACTTGAAAACGTCGGTTACGACCCTGAAAGCCGTGAAGTAGATTATGAGGATGTCAGCATTACTCAAAATACCCGGGCTTCGTATCCAATCGAGTACATTTCGAATGCGAATATACCTTGCACAGCAGGGCATCCAAAAAATATCATATTCCTAACTTATGATGCTTTTGGCGTGCTGCCTCCGGTCAGTAAACTTTCTCCGGAACAAGCTATGTATCACTTCATTAGCGGATATACAGCCAAAGTAGCCGGTACAGAGATGGGAGTGACTGAGCCTGAAGCTACATTCTCTGCTTGCTTTGGTGCAGCTTTCTTAGCCTGGCCACCTGCCAAATATGCTGAAATGCTTGCCGAGAAAATGCGTAAGCACAATGCTAAAGCATGGCTGGTAAATACCGGAATTACAGGCGGAGCCTATGGTAAGGGTGGAGAAAGAATGAATCTGAAAGATACCAGAGCCATCATCAACGCCATACATGCCGGAGAGCTGGATGATGTTGAAACGGTAACAGATGAGGTGTTTAGATTCGAAATTCCAACTTCATGCCCGGATGTTTCATCCGAGATTTTGCAACCTCGGTATTCTTGGGAATTCAGAGAGGAGTATGACATTCAAGCTGAAAAACTAGCCAGACTTTTCATTAAGAATTTTGAAAAGTATGAGGCAGATAGCAGTGATGAAATCACCGAAGCCGGACCAAATATTGGGGTTGTAGTGTAA
- a CDS encoding DUF4199 domain-containing protein, producing MKKIVLTFGIFAGIINVGTGILLVNLAGEEMVHANSQWIGYLVMIIALSMIFVGIKQYRDEHLGGVIKFGKAFLTGLYIALIASAIYVGVWELYLQVSGVDFIANYQASMIENMQADGASQAEISAMKDQMEFYAEMYENPFLRILITLSEILPVGLIISLISAALLRKSTFFPSNENIDPEAQAI from the coding sequence ATGAAAAAAATCGTTCTCACTTTCGGCATTTTTGCCGGAATCATCAATGTTGGAACAGGCATACTTCTTGTCAATTTGGCTGGAGAAGAAATGGTTCACGCCAATTCACAATGGATTGGCTATTTAGTAATGATCATTGCTTTGTCAATGATATTTGTAGGGATAAAACAATATAGAGACGAGCATCTAGGTGGGGTCATTAAATTTGGCAAAGCTTTTTTAACCGGACTTTATATAGCACTGATTGCAAGCGCAATTTATGTGGGAGTCTGGGAACTCTATTTACAGGTCTCAGGAGTAGATTTTATAGCAAACTACCAAGCTTCTATGATCGAAAACATGCAAGCTGACGGAGCTAGTCAGGCCGAAATTTCAGCCATGAAAGATCAGATGGAATTTTATGCGGAGATGTATGAGAATCCGTTTCTCAGAATATTAATTACATTATCAGAGATACTGCCTGTTGGTTTAATCATCAGCTTGATTAGTGCCGCCTTACTTAGGAAAAGTACCTTCTTTCCTTCCAACGAAAACATAGATCCCGAAGCACAGGCTATTTAA
- a CDS encoding ribulose-phosphate 3-epimerase: MNFELPFIAPSILAADFTKLGKDIGEVVEGGASWIHCDIMDGHFVPNISYGPNIVKAAKSAAPEAFFDVHLMIENPDNFVEAFVQAGADLISVHQETCPHLHRTIQNIKKYGIMTGVVVNPATPLQAIEPVLEDVDLVLIMSVNPGFGGQSFIESSYKKLEKLAAIRDEKELGFLIQVDGGVNLKNAKKIANAGADILVAGSSVFSATNISARFEELSEKLD; this comes from the coding sequence ATGAATTTCGAACTTCCCTTTATTGCACCATCAATTTTAGCCGCTGATTTTACAAAGCTGGGTAAAGATATTGGAGAAGTTGTTGAAGGTGGAGCTTCATGGATTCATTGTGATATAATGGATGGGCATTTTGTACCGAATATCAGCTATGGCCCTAATATCGTGAAAGCAGCTAAGTCAGCCGCTCCGGAAGCTTTTTTCGACGTTCACTTAATGATTGAAAACCCGGATAATTTTGTAGAAGCGTTTGTCCAAGCAGGTGCAGACTTGATTTCTGTCCATCAGGAAACCTGTCCTCACCTACACCGGACTATTCAGAATATCAAAAAATATGGGATTATGACGGGCGTAGTTGTTAACCCGGCCACTCCTCTACAAGCCATTGAGCCAGTTCTTGAAGATGTTGACCTCGTCTTGATTATGAGCGTCAACCCCGGTTTTGGTGGGCAAAGCTTTATTGAAAGCAGCTATAAAAAGCTTGAAAAACTGGCTGCGATCCGAGATGAAAAAGAACTTGGTTTCCTTATTCAGGTTGATGGAGGCGTTAATCTTAAAAACGCCAAAAAAATAGCCAATGCCGGTGCTGATATCTTAGTTGCAGGAAGCAGCGTTTTCAGTGCCACCAATATTTCGGCTCGTTTCGAAGAACTCTCGGAAAAATTAGACTAG
- a CDS encoding phosphate starvation-inducible protein PhoH has protein sequence MKNADPVALFGLHDHNIIALDKAFPETKFNARGDRLKLTGPQEEVETATKVIEGMIELLDRKDKVGEDDVKTLITLKSGESTATRPRIRSLGESGDTIIHTHNGEAITAKTPGQRRIVESSSNNDIVFAIGPAGTGKTYTSVALAVQALKDRKVRKIILARPAVEAGENLGFLPGDLKEKIDPYLRPLYDALEDMIDRDRLELHMTKNIIEIAPLAYMRGRTLNNAFVILDEAQNATNIQMKMFLTRIGFNSRAIITGDVTQTDLPRRQESGLISIQKILQDIDGIDFVYLDEGDVVRHKLVRDIIKAYDKFEGKKK, from the coding sequence ATTAAGAATGCTGATCCTGTAGCCCTTTTTGGTTTACACGATCATAATATCATCGCTTTAGATAAGGCATTTCCGGAAACTAAGTTTAATGCCCGGGGTGATCGCCTTAAACTAACCGGACCTCAGGAAGAAGTTGAAACAGCGACAAAAGTCATCGAAGGCATGATCGAACTTCTCGACCGAAAAGATAAGGTTGGAGAAGATGATGTGAAGACTCTCATCACCCTGAAAAGCGGTGAAAGCACCGCCACCCGGCCTCGAATTAGAAGCCTTGGTGAAAGTGGCGATACCATCATTCACACCCACAACGGGGAAGCCATTACGGCTAAAACACCCGGACAAAGACGAATTGTAGAATCCTCTTCCAACAATGATATCGTCTTTGCCATTGGCCCCGCCGGAACGGGTAAAACATATACGTCGGTAGCACTAGCCGTTCAGGCATTGAAGGATCGGAAGGTTCGTAAAATCATTTTAGCCCGGCCAGCTGTTGAAGCCGGAGAAAATCTCGGTTTTCTACCCGGTGACCTCAAAGAAAAAATCGATCCCTATCTCCGCCCTCTTTATGATGCTCTGGAAGATATGATTGACCGGGATCGTCTTGAACTTCATATGACCAAGAATATTATCGAGATTGCTCCTCTTGCCTACATGCGTGGAAGAACACTCAACAACGCTTTTGTCATTTTGGATGAAGCCCAAAACGCTACCAACATCCAGATGAAGATGTTTTTAACCAGAATTGGTTTCAACAGCCGGGCAATTATTACCGGTGATGTCACTCAGACCGACTTACCGAGACGACAAGAATCCGGGCTCATTTCCATTCAAAAAATTCTGCAGGATATCGACGGAATCGACTTTGTATATCTGGATGAAGGCGATGTTGTCCGCCACAAACTAGTTCGGGATATCATTAAAGCCTACGATAAATTTGAGGGGAAGAAGAAATAA
- a CDS encoding four helix bundle protein yields MVMVRTHRDLQIWQKSMELVTHVYKAVEDFPNFEKFGLISQIRRSAVSIPANIAEGFGRKSQKEFNRFLNISMGSLFELQTELEVSFNLGFLDEDLFKELYSSTREIERMMSSFKRTL; encoded by the coding sequence ATTGTTATGGTTAGAACACATCGGGATTTACAGATTTGGCAAAAGTCTATGGAGTTGGTTACACATGTTTATAAAGCTGTAGAAGATTTTCCGAATTTTGAAAAATTTGGCCTTATATCACAAATACGACGAAGTGCGGTTTCCATTCCTGCTAACATAGCTGAGGGTTTTGGAAGAAAATCTCAGAAAGAATTCAATCGATTTTTGAATATAAGTATGGGGTCACTTTTTGAACTTCAAACTGAATTAGAAGTATCTTTTAACCTTGGCTTCTTAGATGAAGATTTGTTTAAAGAACTTTATTCTAGCACAAGAGAGATCGAAAGAATGATGAGCAGCTTTAAGCGCACTTTGTAA
- a CDS encoding glyoxalase codes for MNPKNHSISLAVEDIKASKAFYEKLGFEPVEGTGPIEQNWIIMKKDYSHIGLFQGMFEENIITFNPTDARSIYKDLKEQGVEFLMESESIKDEKGPCHFCIADPDGNQILFDQHND; via the coding sequence ATGAATCCTAAAAACCACTCTATATCGCTTGCAGTAGAAGATATCAAAGCCTCTAAAGCATTTTATGAAAAGCTTGGGTTTGAACCCGTAGAGGGAACCGGCCCTATTGAGCAGAACTGGATTATCATGAAAAAAGATTATTCCCACATTGGGTTGTTTCAGGGAATGTTTGAAGAAAATATCATCACCTTTAATCCAACCGATGCCCGAAGTATTTACAAAGACCTGAAAGAACAAGGGGTGGAGTTCTTGATGGAATCAGAATCCATCAAAGACGAAAAAGGACCCTGCCATTTTTGTATTGCAGATCCTGATGGCAACCAGATTTTATTTGATCAGCATAACGACTAG
- a CDS encoding purine-nucleoside phosphorylase has protein sequence MSLPDYISSIKNFLTENGFPEQIDSAVILGSGLGTFGDHIQNATSIAYENIPDFPHSTVIGHSGALIFGEVGGKSVLAFSGRFHHYEGHDFAKTVLPVQLAHAFEVERLIISNAAGGINLRYHVGDLMIIDSIIKQYMMVSEPAINTWSSNFEAYAQEVKAIARDLNIETQMGTYLYVKGPNYESKAEIRAFRKMGGDAVGMSTAPELIEAAKLGVKTAAVSLITNAAAGVINQKLDHAEVKEAADQKKDVFAKLVKGLIQEF, from the coding sequence ATGTCCCTGCCTGATTACATTTCAAGCATCAAAAATTTCCTTACCGAAAATGGATTTCCCGAGCAGATTGATTCTGCTGTGATACTGGGATCCGGATTAGGCACCTTTGGAGATCATATTCAAAATGCTACTTCCATAGCCTATGAAAATATTCCTGACTTTCCTCACTCAACAGTTATTGGACACTCCGGTGCTCTTATTTTTGGTGAAGTTGGAGGAAAATCAGTCTTGGCTTTTTCTGGCCGATTCCATCATTATGAAGGACATGATTTTGCAAAAACTGTACTTCCCGTACAGCTTGCACACGCTTTTGAAGTTGAGAGACTAATTATCTCAAACGCCGCTGGAGGCATTAATCTCCGGTATCATGTTGGGGATTTGATGATTATAGACAGCATTATTAAACAATACATGATGGTTTCGGAACCAGCGATAAATACCTGGAGTTCTAACTTTGAAGCATATGCTCAGGAAGTAAAAGCCATAGCCAGAGATCTAAATATTGAAACTCAGATGGGAACCTACCTTTATGTGAAAGGCCCAAATTATGAGAGCAAAGCTGAAATCCGAGCCTTCCGGAAGATGGGTGGTGATGCGGTTGGAATGAGTACCGCCCCAGAACTTATCGAAGCCGCTAAACTGGGTGTGAAAACGGCCGCTGTATCACTCATAACAAATGCGGCAGCAGGGGTCATCAACCAAAAACTTGATCATGCTGAAGTGAAAGAAGCCGCCGATCAGAAGAAAGATGTATTTGCTAAACTGGTAAAGGGTTTGATTCAGGAATTTTGA
- a CDS encoding aminopeptidase encodes MISQNDQELASLILNHSTEVEKGDNVMVQLIGLNGIDLLRALVEQIREKDAHPFIKIEDAETQRILIENGNEEFWKNQASVDQLPLMKQMDAFIGIRASQNIYENSLASKEANKAYSEHFLKPVHFDERVNNTNWCIMRYPSPAFAMNAKKPTSSFAEFYYNACLVDYGQLEQAMKPLEKRLRATDEIHLKGEGTDIKFSVKGQNWVPCFGKRNIPDGELFTSPVIDSINGVISYAPSVYQGKPFEFVKLEVKDGVVVDFDSSNNEALKDILDTDEGARRFGEFSFGLNPVIESPMYDILFDEKIYGSNHLTLGKDYEVAPNGNSSNIHWDLVCIGANVYLDGELVREGRKFVVDDLKGLNPEELL; translated from the coding sequence ATGATTTCACAAAACGATCAAGAACTCGCAAGCCTGATTCTCAACCACAGTACAGAAGTCGAGAAAGGTGACAATGTGATGGTTCAGCTTATTGGTTTAAATGGTATTGACTTACTTCGGGCTTTGGTGGAACAGATCCGCGAGAAAGATGCTCATCCCTTTATCAAGATTGAAGATGCCGAAACACAGCGAATCCTGATCGAAAATGGAAATGAAGAATTCTGGAAAAATCAGGCTTCTGTAGATCAGCTCCCACTTATGAAGCAGATGGATGCTTTTATTGGAATTCGCGCTTCACAAAATATTTATGAAAACTCACTGGCTAGTAAAGAAGCAAACAAAGCCTATTCTGAGCACTTTCTAAAGCCGGTTCACTTTGATGAACGCGTCAACAATACCAACTGGTGTATTATGCGCTACCCTTCTCCGGCTTTTGCGATGAATGCCAAGAAACCAACCAGTTCTTTTGCTGAATTCTATTACAACGCTTGTCTGGTTGATTACGGACAGCTTGAACAAGCCATGAAGCCTCTTGAAAAAAGGCTCCGTGCTACCGATGAAATTCACCTTAAAGGCGAAGGAACCGACATCAAATTCTCAGTGAAAGGACAAAATTGGGTTCCTTGTTTTGGAAAACGAAATATTCCCGATGGGGAATTATTCACATCACCAGTCATTGATTCTATAAACGGGGTGATTTCTTATGCGCCTTCCGTATATCAGGGCAAGCCTTTTGAGTTTGTGAAGCTGGAAGTAAAGGATGGCGTTGTGGTTGATTTCGATTCCTCCAACAACGAAGCACTTAAAGATATTTTAGACACCGATGAAGGAGCTCGGCGTTTTGGTGAATTCAGCTTTGGCCTGAATCCGGTTATCGAAAGTCCGATGTACGACATTCTTTTTGATGAAAAGATATATGGTTCTAATCACCTCACTCTTGGAAAAGATTATGAAGTAGCACCAAACGGCAACTCCAGTAACATCCACTGGGATCTCGTTTGTATTGGCGCCAATGTGTACTTAGATGGTGAGCTCGTTCGTGAAGGACGGAAGTTTGTTGTGGATGACCTGAAAGGACTCAACCCTGAAGAACTGCTTTAA